In Burkholderia contaminans, the following proteins share a genomic window:
- a CDS encoding response regulator transcription factor yields MNLTLQDVAWHRSVGRLIESLDQPGFWLALIRLIEEYVAVDSWVALTFGDGRPHVFAECPYEGGGPDPLFRDYVQGLYQLDPFYIANRDAPKSGLFRLSDVAPECFRDTEYYTLYFTHNVVEDEVQFNVVLDDARTLCLSLGSKRRFSPEQVALLDLIRPWVAGLMRQRLAFEPASIEAAVPPRAGTRAQDGFERAMARLGTPLTARELDVIRLILSGRSNKEVAIKLAISAETVKVHRRNIYGKLAINSQSELFSLFLNAQTGT; encoded by the coding sequence ATGAACCTCACGTTGCAGGATGTCGCATGGCACCGCTCGGTCGGGCGGCTCATCGAGTCGCTCGACCAGCCGGGCTTCTGGCTGGCGCTGATCCGGCTGATCGAGGAATACGTCGCGGTCGACAGCTGGGTCGCGCTCACGTTCGGCGACGGCCGCCCGCACGTGTTCGCCGAATGCCCGTACGAAGGCGGCGGCCCCGACCCGCTGTTCCGCGACTACGTGCAGGGGCTGTACCAGCTCGACCCGTTCTACATCGCGAACCGCGACGCGCCGAAGAGCGGCCTGTTCCGGCTGTCCGACGTCGCGCCCGAATGCTTCCGCGATACCGAGTACTACACGCTCTATTTCACGCACAACGTCGTCGAGGACGAGGTGCAGTTCAACGTCGTGCTCGACGATGCACGCACGCTGTGCCTGTCGCTCGGCAGCAAGCGGCGCTTCAGCCCCGAGCAGGTGGCGCTGCTCGACCTGATCCGGCCGTGGGTGGCCGGGCTGATGCGGCAGCGGCTCGCGTTCGAGCCGGCGTCCATCGAAGCCGCGGTACCGCCGCGAGCCGGCACCCGTGCGCAGGACGGCTTCGAGCGCGCCATGGCGCGGCTCGGCACGCCGCTCACCGCGCGCGAACTCGACGTGATCCGGCTGATCCTGAGCGGCCGCTCGAACAAGGAAGTCGCAATCAAGCTGGCGATATCGGCCGAAACGGTCAAGGTCCATCGCCGCAACATCTACGGGAAGCTCGCCATCAACTCGCAATCGGAGCTGTTCTCGCTGTTCCTGAACGCGCAGACCGGCACCTGA